AGTTATAACTTACCTGTTTCCACACCGAGGCCAGCACCACCAAAAACATGGCCTGACCGCTATTTTGCGCATGGTTCCAGTTATAGCCCATCGCACCAAGAAAATGTGATACCAGCCCCAGCCCCGGATTAAACAAAAACATCCACAGCACGGCGGCGATAGTGGGCGCAACAGCGTAAGGCAAGATAAACAAGGTTTGATAAATACGGCGACCGCGCAACACATGATTCACCAGCGCGGCAAAAAATAGCGACAGCACTAATCCAAAAAAAGTGACCAGACCACTAAACCATAGCGTGGTGCGAAACGCGGCCAAATAGTAGGGGTCATGCCAAAGCGAAACAAAGTTTTGCCAACCGACAAACTCACTGGAAAGGCCGAAAGGATCGAGACTTTGCACCGAATACCACAGCGCTTCACTCGCAGGCCACAGGAAGAAAATCGCGGTGATTAAAAGCTGTGGAGCCATCAGCGCATAGGGCAACCAGCTGCATTTAAACGTGGGAGTTAGGGAACTCATAACACCTCAAAATTTGCTACCAGATACAGACACCAGCCAATCGCCCCATCTCTAAGGCGATTGGCAAGGTAGAACAAAACTACTTCAACTACTTCGCCGATTTTTCAAAGCGCTCTAACAGCTGGTTGCCGCGTAATACCGCTTCATCCAGCGCCTGCTGTGGCGTTTTCTTACCGGTCCAAACGCCCTCAAGCTCTTCATCAACCACGGTACGAATTTGCGGCATATTGCCTAAACGTACGCCCTTGGTGAACGCCAACGGCGGCTTGTTCAGCATTTGTCGCGTGGCAACATCTGCGCCCGGATTTTTATCGTAGAAGCCCTGCTGTTTGGTCAGCTCATAGGCCGCCGTCGTGATCGGCAGATAGCCGGTTTTTTGATGCCATTCGGCGGCAATCTCTGGCTTGGCTAAGAATTGGAAGAACTCCGCTACGCCTTTGTAAGTCTCAGGCTTCTTGCCGTTCATCACCCACAGGCTAGCACCGCCGATAATGGCATTTTGCGGAGCACCTTTTGCATCGGCGTCGTAGGGCATAAAGGCCACGCCGTAGTTAAATTTGGCATACTGTTTAATGTTGGCCAGCGACCCGGAAGAACCGGTCATCATGGCGCAATCACCGTTATAGAATTTAGCCGTTGGCTCATCTTTACGGCCAAAGTAGCTGAAATCGCCTTTTTTGAGCATGTCTGACAGCAACTGAATATGCTTCACCTGCAACGGCTTATTAAATTCCAAGCGTGCCGATGGGCCACCAAATCCGTTGTTTTCAGTGGCAAAAGGAACACCATTCCACGCGCTGAAGTTTTCTAACTGTACCCAGCCCTGCCAGCCAGACGCATATCCGCAGCTCATGCCGCTCGCGCGTAGCTTCGCCGCATCGGCTGCCAGCGCCTGCCACGTTTTTGGCGGCTCATCCGGATTTAACCCGGCTTTTTTAAACGCGTCTTTGTTGTAGTAGAGAACCGGCGTTGAACTGTTGAACGGCTGAGAAAGAAGCTGCCCGCTGGCATTATCAGCGTAGTAACCGGCTACGGTTGGAACAAACTGGGACTCGTCGAACGGAATACCCGCATCTTTGAAGACCTGATAGACCGGCTTAACCGCCTGTTTAGCCTGCATCATGGTGGCCGTGCCGACTTCATAAACCTGTAAGATTGCCGGCGCTTTACCCGCACGGAAAGCGGCGATCCCCGCCGCTAGGCTTTGCTCATAGTCGCCCTTGTAAACTGGCACCACTTTGTATTCATTTTGAGATTGGTTAAAACGCTGAGCAAGGCTATCGACCTCAGTACCGAGCTCCGCCTCCATCGAATGCCAGAAGGGAATTTCAGTGACCGCCAACGCCGGAGCGCTGAGGCAAAACGTGACCGCCAAGCTACAGATGCTGCGTTTTATTGTCTTATTCATCATGCTAAATCCCCGTCGAATGAGTGTTATCACCGTAAATGTTGAGTGATAAAGAACGTCTGATTTTCGGGATGTACCATGACATGCGCGTATGACAGAAAAATAACCGATAGGTGAAGGAAATATGACGGAGGGATGACGGTGAAACGCGCGTTCTATACCCAAAATAATTGGAGTAGCGTCGAAGCTGCTTCAAGTATGGGGGGTATAACTTGGTTTGAATAGTGGAGAACGCTATACTGGCTAAAAGGTCAGCAGTTTTGGAGTTAACATCATGCAGAAAAAACTCTCCCCTATCGTTTCAGAGTTTGAAACTCAGGAACAAGCAGATAGCTACGAGCATTGGTTTAAAGCGAAAGTAGAAGCATCAATGGATAATAATCGTGCCAGATTACCTCATGATGAAGTCATGGCAGGCGCACGTAAAATCATTGCTGAAGCCAAAGCTAAAAGGAAATTAGCCTAATGCTAACCGTCAAATGGACTGACGATGCCATACACGATTTATATACCCTGATAGCTTTCGTTGCCGAGCAAAATCCTTTTGCTGCCGAAGCTTTAATGCAACGAATTGATGACGCGATATTACCTGCTGCCGAACATCCCTATTTGTTTCGATCTGGTCGGGTATTAGGAACCTGAGAAATCGTTGCACATCCCAACTATATTGTGGTTTATCAGATAACCATCGACAGCATTGAAGTATTATCTGTTCTTCATTCTCGACAAGAATATCCTTAAGCTTTACGCAGCGTCCATGCTGCTATGTTCATATCGAGATCCCAGCGCTCTACCCGCCCAAATACGCACTACGTACGGCGCTGTTTGCTAACAGTGCTGAACCGCTGTCTTCCAGCACCACGTGGCCGTTTTCCAGCACATAGCCGCGATCGGCCAGTTTGAGCGCCTGATTGGCATTTTGTTCGACCAGAAATATGGTCATACCCTCTTCGCGCAGCTGCTGAATGGTATCGAAAATTTGCAGAATGATGATAGGCGCAAGGCCCAGCGACGGCTCATCGAGCAGCAACAGCTTAGGCTGACTCATCAACGCTCGCCCTATTGCCAGCATCTGTTGTTCACCGCCGGACATGGTACCTGCGCGCTGTATCCGGCGTTCATGCAAACGGGGGAATAGATCATAAACGCGCGCAATGCGCTCTTGATACTGGTGTCGGTCGGCAAAGAATCCGCCCATCGCCAAGTTCTCTTCAACCGTCATACGCGAGAATACCCGACGACCTTCCGGCACAATCGCTATTGCCTCGCGCATAATACGGGCCGTCTGCCAGTCGGTGATGTCTTGCCCAAGAAAATTGATACGCCCCGAGGTCGCTCGCGGCTCACCGCATAACGTACCCAACAGCGTCGTTTTTCCTGCACCGTTTGCGCCGATGAGCGTAACGATTTCACCTTTCTGGATCTGAATGCTGACGTTGTGCAGCGCCTGAATTTTCCCATAATGGGCTGAGACATTATCTAAAGTCAGCATAGTTACGCCTCTCCCAAATAAGCACGAATCACATCAGGATTATTGCGCACCTCTTCGGGTGAGCCTTGTGCCAGCGGGGTTCCCTGATTCACCACGTAAATTCGGTCTGAAATATCCATCACCAGTTTCATATCATGCTCAATCAACAGCACAGAGACCTGATGATGATTGCGTAAATCGGCGATCAGCTCGTTAAGCTCATCGGTCTCTTTTGGGTTAAGCCCTGCCGCCGGTTCATCCAGCATCAACAGCTCAGGACGCGTCACCATACAGCGGGCTATCTCTAACCGGCGCTGTTGACCATAGGCTAAATTGCCCGCCTGACGGTTAGCAAACTCCAGCAATCCCACGCGATCTAACCATACAGCCGCGCGCTCTAACGCATCGGCTTCAGCGCGGCGAAACGTTGGCGTTTTTAGCAGGCCAGCAAACACCCCGCTTTTCAGGTGCTGATGCTGTGCAACCAGCAGGTTTTCTACCACCGTCATCTCTTTGAACAGACGGACATGCTGGAACGTGCGTACCACGCCCATTCGTGCAATTTGCTGCCCAGCCAGCCCCGCAAGCTCACGGTCGCGCAGTTTAATCGATCCGCTGCTCGGGCGATAAAAACCGGTTAAGCAGTTAAATACCGTGGTTTTCCCTGCCCCGTTCGGCCCAATGAGAGAGACAATTTCACCCTCATTAAGCATCAGCGCAACGTTATTCACCGCCAACAATCCGCCGAAGCGCATGCATAAATTATTCACTAACAGCAAAGGTTTTGCGCTCATGCTTGGCCTCCTTTGCGTGGGGCGAATTTCAGCTGTGGGCGTTTCATTGGCAGTAATCCTTGCGGCCGCCAAATCATCATCAACACCATCAGCGCACCGAGCAACAACATGCTGTATTCATTTAAATCACGCATCAGTTCGCGAGACACCACCAAGATCACCGCAGCCAGAATCACCGCAAACTGCGATCCCATCCCGCCCAATACCACAATCGCCAGTACAAAGGCTGATTCGACGAAGGTGAATGATTCAGGGCTGACAAACCCCTGCCGTGCCGCAAATAAGGTTCCCGCAAAACCGGCAAACGCCGCGCTGATGGTAAACGCCGTTAGCTTAATCCGCGTTGGGCTCAGGCCTAATGAGCGACAGGCAATTTCGTCTTCGCGCAGCGCTTCCCATGCTCGCCCAAGCGGCATTCTTAGCAGTCGGTTGATGACAAACAGCGTTATCACCACCAGCAACAACGCCACGAGATATAAGAAAATAATGCGATCGCTTGGGTCATATTTCAGACCAAAGAATTCATGGAATGATCCCCAGCCACCGTCGCGCACGCTGCGGTTAAATTCCAGCCCGAAGAAGGTCGGTTTTGGGATCTGGCTGATACCGTTTGGGCCCCCGGTAATCTCCGTGTTGTTAAGCAGCAAAATACGTACAATTTCACCGAAGCCTAACGTAACAATCGCCAAATAGTCGCCGCGCAGCCGCAGCACAGGAAATCCTAGCAGCAGGCCAAAAGCCGCGGCCACAATCCCTGCAATCGGCAGGCTTTCCCAAAATCCAATGCCATAATAGTGATTGAGCAGCGCGTAGGTATAAGCGCCGATGGCATAAAACCCACCGTACCCCAACACTAACAAGCCAGACAGCCCGACCACCACATTCAGACCCAGCCCCAGCATGACGTAGATAAGCGTCAGGGTGGCAATATCCACCGTGCCGCGTGATACCACGAACGGCCAAACTACCGCCGCGATGAGGATCAGCGCTAATACCAATTTCTGCTTTGGCGTAGAACCATCCAAGCTTGGCAGCACTAAAGAAGGGCCAGCGACTTTCTTGAAACCCTGCTGGATCATCGGGCGCATCAATTGGAAGAAAAAGACCACCACACAGCCCGCGCCAATCCATTCCCAGCGTACAGAATCCGCCAGATTCACCACCAAATGGGTGCCATCTAGGCCAAGCTGAACACCCATAATAAACGACGCGAGGATAAACATCGTGATGGTCGAAATAATCGCATTAACCAGATTGAGCTGTTTCATACTTTCTCAACCTCCGGGCGCCCCAAGATGCCGGTAGGCATCACCAGCAGCACCACAATCAGCAAGGCAAAAGACACTACGTCTTTATATTCCGTACTCAGATACGCAGAGGTTAGCGCTTCTGCCACGCCGAGGATCAGGCCGCCAATCATCGCGCCAGGAATACTGCCAATGCCTCCCAATACCGCTGCGGTAAAGGCTTTCATGCCCGCCATAAACCCAATATATGGGTTAATAACGCCGTAAAATTGCCCCAGCAATACGCCAGCCACAGCCGCCATAGCGGCGCCAATCACAAAGGTCAGAGAGATAACGCGATCGGTGCTGATACCCAGCAGGCTCGCCATTTTAAGGTCTTCGGCGCAGGCACGGCAGGCGCGCCCCATGCGGGAATAACGGATGAATAACGTCAGCGCCAGCATAGCGAGGAACGTCACCACCCAGATAATGATTTGCATGGTGGAAATACTGGCGGCAAAGCCGTTACTTTCTCCCAGCGTCCATTGGCCGGTCACCAAGCGCGGCAGCGCCAGATCGCGTGAACCCTGTGTAAGGCTGACATAGTTTTGTAAAAAGATGGACATCCCAATCGCGGAGATCAGCGCAATAAGGCGTTTTGACGAGCGAACGGGCTTATAAGCCACGCGCTCAATGCTCCAGCCATAGGCGCTGGTGATGACGATCGCCACAATGAATGCAGCCCCAATCAATAACCAGCTGGCATCGATACCGAGCATCATCAGCGCCGCAATCACAATAAAGGAGACATAGCTGCCGATCATATAAACCTCGCCGTGCGCGAAGTTGATCATGCCGATAATGCCGTAAACCATGGTGTAACCAATGGCGATCAGCGCATAGGTGCTCCCCAGCGTTACGCCGTTGAACATCTGCTGAATGAAATAAAGGAACTGTTCTGACATACCCTATCCTCATACCACACAAGGGCTTAGTGATGATGTCCAGCACGGTATCATGCTTATCTAAAGCATATGTGTAAGATTCCGTCCGCCCATTAATTCCGCATTTTTATGCAACATGCGTGTAGGCGTACGGGCAGAGACCGCCAGTGCGTGGTCTCTGCACTCCCGCACTTTTTCCGAGATGGAATTTTCGCTTCGGTTTGGTATCGCCCATCCAGGGCGCCCCAAACTCCAGCACAACGTCCTTGTTGTGCTGGCTCGTCCTACCAATACATAAAAACACTATCGATCAGAACTTACTTCACCGCGGTTGAAGAACCATCGGCGTGCCATTCGAAGATACCGAACTCAAAGCCTTTCAGGTCGCCTTTGTCATCCCAGCTCAATGGCCCCATCACGGTATCAACCGGTTGAGCTTTGAGGTTTTTGATGATGTCAGCAGGCTCTTCGCTTTTGCTGCGCTCCATGCCGGTGGTCAGCGATTGCAGCGCGGCATAGGTGGTCCACACAAACGGGCCAGTTGGGTCCAGTTTTTTGGCTTTCAGCGAGTCTACGATGGCTTTGTTAGCCGGAACCTGATCGTAGCGCTGTGGCAGCGTGACCAACATGCCTTCGGAAGCATCTCCCGCGATGTTAGATAAAGAAGAGTTACCCACGCCCTCTGGTCCCATAAACTTAGCTTTCAGGCCAGCTTGCTTAGCCTGACGCAAAATCTGCCCCATCTCTGGGTAATAGCCGCCGAAGTAAACAAAATCGACGTTCTCTTTCTTCAGTTTGGCCACTAGCGTGGAGAAATCTTTGTCACCTGCCGTCACACCTTCAAACAGCACGGGCTTCACATTGGCTTTTTCCAACGCATCTTTAACCGAGCGTGCCAAGCCTTCACCATATTGCTGTTTGTCATGCACTACGGCGATGCGCTGCGGTTTAATCGTATTGAGAATATAGTTGGCCGCCGTTGGCCCTTGATCGGAGTCCAACCCGGTGGTACGCATAATCAGCTTATAGCCGCGCGTGGTGAGATCGGCGTTGGTCGCCGCTGGGGTGATCATCAACACGCCTTCATCTTCGTAAATATCCGATGCGGGCTGGGT
This is a stretch of genomic DNA from Hafnia alvei. It encodes these proteins:
- the ugpA gene encoding sn-glycerol-3-phosphate ABC transporter permease UgpA gives rise to the protein MSSLTPTFKCSWLPYALMAPQLLITAIFFLWPASEALWYSVQSLDPFGLSSEFVGWQNFVSLWHDPYYLAAFRTTLWFSGLVTFFGLVLSLFFAALVNHVLRGRRIYQTLFILPYAVAPTIAAVLWMFLFNPGLGLVSHFLGAMGYNWNHAQNSGQAMFLVVLASVWKQVSYNFLFFLAALQSVPKSLLEAAAIDGAGPIRRFFHIVVPLISPVSFFLLVVNLVYAFFDTFPVIDAATGGGPGQSTTTLIYKIYREGFAGLDLSSSAAQSVVLMLMVIALTLIQFRYVERKVRYQ
- the ugpB gene encoding sn-glycerol-3-phosphate ABC transporter substrate-binding protein UgpB, coding for MMNKTIKRSICSLAVTFCLSAPALAVTEIPFWHSMEAELGTEVDSLAQRFNQSQNEYKVVPVYKGDYEQSLAAGIAAFRAGKAPAILQVYEVGTATMMQAKQAVKPVYQVFKDAGIPFDESQFVPTVAGYYADNASGQLLSQPFNSSTPVLYYNKDAFKKAGLNPDEPPKTWQALAADAAKLRASGMSCGYASGWQGWVQLENFSAWNGVPFATENNGFGGPSARLEFNKPLQVKHIQLLSDMLKKGDFSYFGRKDEPTAKFYNGDCAMMTGSSGSLANIKQYAKFNYGVAFMPYDADAKGAPQNAIIGGASLWVMNGKKPETYKGVAEFFQFLAKPEIAAEWHQKTGYLPITTAAYELTKQQGFYDKNPGADVATRQMLNKPPLAFTKGVRLGNMPQIRTVVDEELEGVWTGKKTPQQALDEAVLRGNQLLERFEKSAK
- a CDS encoding stability determinant, which encodes MQKKLSPIVSEFETQEQADSYEHWFKAKVEASMDNNRARLPHDEVMAGARKIIAEAKAKRKLA
- a CDS encoding type II toxin-antitoxin system RelE/ParE family toxin gives rise to the protein MLTVKWTDDAIHDLYTLIAFVAEQNPFAAEALMQRIDDAILPAAEHPYLFRSGRVLGT
- the livF gene encoding high-affinity branched-chain amino acid ABC transporter ATP-binding protein LivF translates to MLTLDNVSAHYGKIQALHNVSIQIQKGEIVTLIGANGAGKTTLLGTLCGEPRATSGRINFLGQDITDWQTARIMREAIAIVPEGRRVFSRMTVEENLAMGGFFADRHQYQERIARVYDLFPRLHERRIQRAGTMSGGEQQMLAIGRALMSQPKLLLLDEPSLGLAPIIILQIFDTIQQLREEGMTIFLVEQNANQALKLADRGYVLENGHVVLEDSGSALLANSAVRSAYLGG
- the livG gene encoding high-affinity branched-chain amino acid ABC transporter ATP-binding protein LivG translates to MSAKPLLLVNNLCMRFGGLLAVNNVALMLNEGEIVSLIGPNGAGKTTVFNCLTGFYRPSSGSIKLRDRELAGLAGQQIARMGVVRTFQHVRLFKEMTVVENLLVAQHQHLKSGVFAGLLKTPTFRRAEADALERAAVWLDRVGLLEFANRQAGNLAYGQQRRLEIARCMVTRPELLMLDEPAAGLNPKETDELNELIADLRNHHQVSVLLIEHDMKLVMDISDRIYVVNQGTPLAQGSPEEVRNNPDVIRAYLGEA
- a CDS encoding high-affinity branched-chain amino acid ABC transporter permease LivM, with protein sequence MKQLNLVNAIISTITMFILASFIMGVQLGLDGTHLVVNLADSVRWEWIGAGCVVVFFFQLMRPMIQQGFKKVAGPSLVLPSLDGSTPKQKLVLALILIAAVVWPFVVSRGTVDIATLTLIYVMLGLGLNVVVGLSGLLVLGYGGFYAIGAYTYALLNHYYGIGFWESLPIAGIVAAAFGLLLGFPVLRLRGDYLAIVTLGFGEIVRILLLNNTEITGGPNGISQIPKPTFFGLEFNRSVRDGGWGSFHEFFGLKYDPSDRIIFLYLVALLLVVITLFVINRLLRMPLGRAWEALREDEIACRSLGLSPTRIKLTAFTISAAFAGFAGTLFAARQGFVSPESFTFVESAFVLAIVVLGGMGSQFAVILAAVILVVSRELMRDLNEYSMLLLGALMVLMMIWRPQGLLPMKRPQLKFAPRKGGQA
- the livH gene encoding high-affinity branched-chain amino acid ABC transporter permease LivH, with translation MSEQFLYFIQQMFNGVTLGSTYALIAIGYTMVYGIIGMINFAHGEVYMIGSYVSFIVIAALMMLGIDASWLLIGAAFIVAIVITSAYGWSIERVAYKPVRSSKRLIALISAIGMSIFLQNYVSLTQGSRDLALPRLVTGQWTLGESNGFAASISTMQIIIWVVTFLAMLALTLFIRYSRMGRACRACAEDLKMASLLGISTDRVISLTFVIGAAMAAVAGVLLGQFYGVINPYIGFMAGMKAFTAAVLGGIGSIPGAMIGGLILGVAEALTSAYLSTEYKDVVSFALLIVVLLVMPTGILGRPEVEKV
- a CDS encoding branched-chain amino acid ABC transporter substrate-binding protein produces the protein MSINKGKVFLAGCMALAMSSSVMAKDIKIAIVGAMSGPVAQYGDMEFTGAKQAIADINAKGGVNGDKLVGVEYDDACDPKQAVAVANKVINDGIRYVIGHLCSSSTQPASDIYEDEGVLMITPAATNADLTTRGYKLIMRTTGLDSDQGPTAANYILNTIKPQRIAVVHDKQQYGEGLARSVKDALEKANVKPVLFEGVTAGDKDFSTLVAKLKKENVDFVYFGGYYPEMGQILRQAKQAGLKAKFMGPEGVGNSSLSNIAGDASEGMLVTLPQRYDQVPANKAIVDSLKAKKLDPTGPFVWTTYAALQSLTTGMERSKSEEPADIIKNLKAQPVDTVMGPLSWDDKGDLKGFEFGIFEWHADGSSTAVK